The genomic region CGCACAGTACTGTTCATTGACGAGGTCCACCGTTTCTCCAAAACACAGCAGGACGCGCTGTTGGCCGCGGTGGAAAACCGCACGGTGCTGCTTGTCGCGGCGACCACGGAGAACCCCTCATTCAGTGTGGTGGCGCCATTGCTATCGCGGTCGCTGTTGCTGCGGCTTGAGTCGCTTTCCGACGCTGATATTGCCTCCGTCGTCGACCGCGCCGTGTCCTCGGAACGAGGCCTGAATGGCTCGGTGACCTTAGAACCGGAGGCGCGGGAGCAGCTGGTGACGCTCGCCGGCGGTGACGCCCGCCGCGCGCTGACGTACCTTGAGGCGGCCGCAGAAGGGGCCGATGGGACGATCACCGCTGATGTGGTTTCCCGCAGCGTCGACCGCGCTGTGGTGCGCTACGACCGTGATGGCGATCAGCATTACGACGTCATCTCAGCCTTCATCAAGTCCATCCGTGGTTCCGATGTCGATGCGGCCTTGCACTACCTCGCCCGGATGATTGAGGCAGGGGAGGACCCGCGGTTCATTGCCCGCCGGCTGGTCATTCACGCCTCCGAGGACATTGGCATGGCCGACCCGTCCGCGCTGCAAGCAGCCACCGCTGCGGCCGAGGCGGTGCAGTTCATCGGCATGCCGGAGGGCCGGCTCCCGCTGGCGCAGGCCACGATTCATCTCGCGACAGCGCCGAAGTCGCCGTCGGTCATCAAAGCGATTGACGCCGCGCTTGCTGACGTCCGCGCTGGCAAATCCGGGACCGTCCCACCCCACCTGCGCGACGGCCATTATGAGGGGGCTAAAAAGATCGGGAACGCGGTGGGGTATGTGTATCCGCACGACGATCCACGCGGTGTGGTCAAGCAGCGCTACATTCCAGAGGGGCTGGATGAAGCGCGCTACTACGAGCCCACCGGGCACGGCGCCGAAAAGCGCATCCAGGACTACGCCGAGCGACTGCGAGGAATGGTCCGCGGGTAAAGTAGCTGGACGAGAAAAGTCCAACGACCCGCAAAGGACACGTCTGTGCAGACCCACGAAATCAGGGACCGCTTCACCCAGCACTTCGTCGACGCCGGCCACATCCCGGTGCCCAGTGCCTCGCTGATCCTCGACGACCCCACCCTGCTGTTCGTCAACGCAGGCATGGTGCCGTTCAAGCCGTACTTCCTCGGCCAGCAGACCCCGCCGTTCGACAGCGGCACGGCCACGTCCATCCAGAAATGCGTGCGCACTCTGGACATTGAGGAAGTGGGCATCACCACCCGCCACAACACGTTTTTCCAGATGGCGGGCAACTTCTCCTTCGGTCAGTACTTCAAAGAGGGAGCGATTGAGCTGGCGTGGTCGCTGCTGACCAATAGCCAGGCCGACGGTGGCTTCGGCCTGGACCCCGAGCGCCTGTGGGTGACGGTGTACACCGAGGACGATGAGGCTGCTGAGATCTGGGAGAACAAGATCGGCGTGCCGGCAGAGCGCATTCAGCGGATGGGCATGGAGGACAACTTCTGGTCCATGGGCGTGCCTGGCCCGTGCGGCCCGAGCTCCGAGATCTACTACGACCGCGGGCCCGAGCACGGCAAGGAAGGCGGTCCGATCGCTGACGACAACCGCTACATGGAGATCTGGAACCTGGTCTTCATGGAGTCCATCCGCGGCGAGGGCGACAAGAAGGGCGGCTTCGAGATTCTCGGTGAGCTGCCGAACAAGAACATCGATACCGGCCTGGGCATTGAGCGTCTCGCCTGCATCCTGCAGGGTGTGGACAACGTCTACGAGACTGACTTGCTGCACCCGGTCATTGAGGCGACGGAGAAGCTCACGGGCACCACGTACGGTGCGGGGGGTAAAGAAGGGGAGCTTTCCGACGTCCGCTTCCGCGTCATCGCCGATCATTCCCGCACCGCAATGATGATCATCCTTGACGGTGTCACGCCGTCGAACGAGGGGCGCGGCTACATCTTGCGCCGCTTGTTGCGCCGCATTGTCCGCTCGGCGCGCCTGCTCGGTGCGCAGGGCACCACCATCGAGACGTTCATGAACACGATCATGGACACGATGGCCCCGTCTTTCCCGGAGATTGAGCAGAACCGCGAGCGCATCCTGCGCGTGGCCGTCAACGAGGAAAAGGCCTTCCTGAAGACGCTGGAGTCCGGCACCCACCGTTTCGACGAAGCCGCTGCGACCGTCAAGGGTTCCGGCCAAACCGTTTTGCCGGGTGGGCAAGCGTTTGAGCTGCACGATACCTACGGCTTCCCGATTGACCTCACCCTTGAGATGGCCGCCGAAGCTGGCCTCGAGGTGGACATGGCTGCGTTCGATGCTGCGATGAAGGAGCAGCGCGACCGCGCCAAGGCTGATAGCAAGGCTAAGAAGACGGGAAATATCGACGAGTCGCTGTACCGCGAATGGGTCGACGCGCACCCCACCGAGTTCGTTGGCTTCGACACTCTTGACCATGACTCGAAGGTCATCGGGCTGGTCCGCGGCGGTGAGAAGGTCGGTGAGGTCGGCCAGGGTGATGAGGTCGAGGTCATCCTGGACATCACCCCGATGTATGCCGAGGGCGGCGGCCAGCTGGCTGACCGCGGCCGCATTGTCGTGGGCGACACCGTCCTGTCCGTGCACGACGTGCAGAAGGTGGGCAACAAGAAGCTCTGGGTCCACAAGGCGACCGTGGAAAACGGCGGGCTCGACCTGGGTCAAACAGTGCGCACGGAGGTGAACCCGACGTGGCGCCACGGCGCCCGTCAGGCGCACACCGCCACCCACCTCATCCACGCCGCGCTGCGCCAGGTGCTCGGCCCGACCGCTGTCCAGGCTGGGTCGATGAATAAGCCGGGCTACCTGCGCTTCGACTTCAACTACACCGATCAGCTCACCTCGGCGCAGCTCGACGAGATCGCAGTCATTGCCAACCAGGCGGTGGACGCCGATTTCGCTGTGAACACGTTTGAGACATCTCTTGAGCGCGCGAAAGAGATGGGAGCGATGGCGCTGTTCGGTGAGAACTACGGCGATGAGGTCCGCGTCGTGGAGATCGGCGGCCCGTTCTCCATCGAGCTGTGTGGCGGTACCCACGTGGAGCACTCGTCCCAGATCGGCCCGGTGGCTGTGCTGGGTGAATCTTCCGTCGGTTCCGGTGCGCGCCGTATTGAGGCCTACTCGGGCATGGACTCTTTCGCGTTCTTCTCCAAGGAAGCAGCACTCGCTAGCGGCCTGGCAGAGGAGCTGAAGACCCCGACCGACCAGCTTCCAGAGCGCATCGCCCAACTCACTGAGCGCCTGCGCGCGGCGGAGAAGGAGATCGAGAACCTACGCAAGAAGGAGCTGGCCAACCAGACCGGCGAACTGGTCAAGCAGGCGGAGACGATAGGAGACATCAAGTTCCTTGCCGTGAAGCTTCCGGACGGCCTTACTGGCGGCGACATGCGCACCATGGCCACCGACCTGCGCGGCCGCTTGGGCAGCGATCCGGCTGTCATCGTGCTGGCATCTAGCACCGACGGCAAGGTGCCGTTCGCGGTGGCGGCAACACCGGGTGCCGTCGATAAGGGCATCAAGGCTGGTCAGTATGTTGGCATGTTCGGTGGCTACGTCGGCGGCAAGGGCGGAGGAAAGCCGGACCTGGCGCAGGGATCCGGTTCCGACGCCTCCGGAATCGAGGCTGGATTCACGGCCCTGCGTGAAGAAATCGGAAAAGTATAAGCTAGGGTGCTGTTAGGTCACAGATCGATCACGACACTGACAACATAGGAAAGACGCTGCGTTCTCCGTAGTTTCCATAGCAATATTGAGGTCCACGACATGAAGATCCAGCCGGATACCCCCGGGGTCGACGATCCCGGTCCGGGGCGCCGCATCGGTATCGATGTGGGCACTGTTCGGATCGGTGTGGCTTCTTCTGACCGGGATGGTCTGTTGGCCACCCCGGTGGAGACTGTGGAGCGCGTGACCGGTTTCAAAGACCGCGATGGTGCGGACATTGACCGCTTACTCGACATCATTAGCGAATATGACGCTGTAGAGGTCGTCGTCGGATTGCCGCGCGATCTGAAGGGAAACGGTTCCTCAAGCGTCAAGCACGCCAAGGAGATTGCTTTCCGGATTGGTCGCCGCAACCCGGACGTTCCTGTCCGCTTCGCAGATGAGCGGCTCACCACCGTCGAGGCAACCAATGCGTTGCGCTTGTCTGGGGTGAACGCCCGCGACGGTCGTGCTGTGATTGATCAAGCAGCCGCTGTGGCTATTCTCCAATCGTGGCTGGACGGCCGCGCTAATCAGCTCAACCTCAAGGAGACGACAACGTGAGCTCGGCTAGGACTTCCCAAGGGCGCACCCGCGGCATCGCGGTGCTGGTGGCGTCTATTCTGCTCATCATCGGAGCGATCGTCTACATCGCCGTTGCACGCTCGATGTCTAACGGCGGCGACTTCCAAGGTGCCGGCAACGGTGTGGAGAAGGTCGTCGAGATCCCCGAGGGCACGACGCTAAGCCAAATGGGCCCAGCGTTGCAAGAGGAGGGCGTGGTCCGCTCTGACCAGTCTTTCCAAGCTGCGGCAATGTCGACCCCGGACGCCGACAGCATCCAGCCCGGTTTCTACCGTCTGCAGGAGAAGATGAGTGCTGAGGCTGCTGTTGCAGCACTGCTCGACCCCGCCAACAAGATCGACTTGCTGAAGATCCCGGGTGGTTCGACGTTGATGGATGTCCGCGTTGTCGGTGGAGAAACGCGCTTTGGTATTTACTCCAACATCTCCACAGTCACCTGCGGCCCAGACGGCGATGCCGAGGGCTGCGTGAGCGCTGAGCAGCTTCATGACGTCGCTGCCAACGCCGACCCTGCCTCCCTCGGCGTGCCTGAGTGGGCGATCCAGCCAGTCGAGGCGCGCAAGGGCGACCCGAAGCGTCTCGAGGGCCTCATCGCCCCGGGCGAATACATCGTCGACCCGAGCGCTGACGCCCAAACGATTCTCACTGATCTGGTCACTCGCTCGGCCGACAAGTACAACAGCACCGACATTGTCGGCCGTGCCCAGGCGATCGGCCTGAGCCCGTACGACCTGCTCGTCGCTGCCTCCCTCGTGGAGCGCGAGGCACCGGCAGGGGAGTTCGACAAGGTTGCCCGTGTCATCCTCAACCGCCTCGACGAGCCGATGCGCCTCGAGTTCGACTCCACCGTCAACTACGACCTGGAATCCGTGGAGCTGGCCACCGGCGACTCTGACCGCCAGAGGCAAACGCCGTGGAACACCTACGCTAAGGAAGGACTGCCGGAGACACCGATTGCCTCTCCGTCGGATGAAGCAATCCACGCGATGGAGCACCCGGCTGACGGCGAGTGGCTGTTCTTCGTCACGATCGACCACGACGGCACCACGATCTTCACCAACACCTTCGAGGAGCACCAAGCTGAAGTCCAGAAGGCCTACGACTCCGGCATCCTCGACTCCCAGCGTTAGACCATGAGCACTGCGATCACTGGCGGAAGCGAGGCTACGAGCAAGGCCGCCGTTTTGGGCAGCCCGATTGAGCATTCGCTCTCGCCGGTGCTTCACGGCGCAGGATACGACGCTGCGGAACTCACGGGCTGGTCTTACGAACGCATTGAGTGCACCGCCGAGCAACTGCCAGGCATTGTCGGCGGAGCAGACAGTTCCTACCGCGGATTCTCCGTGACCATGCCGGGCAAGTTCGCCGCACTCGAGTTCGCCGACGAGGCGACGGAGCGCGCGCGGGCGATCGGTTCCGCGAACACGCTCGTCCGCCTAGACGACGGTCGCTGGCGCGCCGACAACACTGACTGTGAGGGCATCGACGGAGCGCTCGACCAGCTCATCGGGCAGGCGCGCATCGGACACGCCATTGTCATCGGGGGTGGCGGGACCGCGCGGCCGGCGTTGTGGGCGTTGGCGCACCGCGGCGTCGATAAGCTCACCGTGCTCAACCGCACAAACCGCAGCGAAGAATTGCTGCCGCTGCTGCGGGAGACCGGTGCCAGCGCGGAGGCGGAGTTCCTGGACTTTGAGCGCGACCTCGAGCCGATTGCGCTCAGCGCAGACCTGATTGTGTCTACGGTTCCGGCTCACGTGATCGAACCGTGGGTCAAAGAGCTCGGCCACGCACCGGTACTCGACGTTATCTACGACCCGTGGCCCACACCGCTAGCCACGGAGGCGGCGTCGAACGGCCACCTCACCGTCGGTGGACTGACGATGCTCGCCTGCCAGTCCTATTCGCAGTTCGAGCAGTTCACCGGCATCCCCGCCCCGCGCGCGGACATGCACGAAGCGCTCATGCGCCACGTCGGGTGGATCTCACCAACCGGGGTCAAACGTCTCGGCGGTTAGATTCATGGTGGCGGGGGGAATTGTTGCGGGGGTCTGGTCAATTGCGCTCGTGCTTTACGACGTCTCACAGCGCCGCCTCCCAGACTTTCTCACCCTTCCAGCAGCCGCGCTGGCCTTGATCTTCTGCGTGTTCTATCCGCAAGGGGTGTGGGGGCTTGTGTGGCCGGCGCTGTACCTTCTCCTTGCTGTACGCGGCAGCTCTGACCGAAGCACTGATGCAGGCATCGGCGGCGGAGACATCAAGCTCGCGGTGCCGCTGGGGGTCGCCCTGGCCGGGGTGGGAGGTGCGCTCGCCGTGCTCGCCGCCATGCTGCTGGCAAGTGCGCTGACCATCGTGTTCTTGCTGATCAAGCGTCTGCCCGACACAGCGCACGGGCCGGCCATGCTGGCGGCCGCGTGGATAGTGGGGCTTGCATGCACGAACAGTTGGTCTTTATGAGACAATGCCTCCATGCTTCGTTGGACTACTGCAGGTGAATCCCACGGTCAGGCTCTGATCGCGATGATCGAGAATATGCCGGCCGGGGTGCCCGTCTCAAAAGAAGAGATCGGTTACCAGCTGGCCCGCCGGAGGCTCGGATACGGCCGCGGCGCACGCATGAAATTCGAGCAGGATGAACTGACCCTTCTCACCGGCATTATTCACGGCAAGACGATTGGCAGCCCGATCGCCGTCATGATCGGTAACACCGAGTGGCCAAAGTGGACGACGATCATGTCGGCCGAAGCACTCGACATGGAAGATCCCGAGGTGCAGAAAGCTATGAACTCCGGCCGGGGCGCGGCGCTGACCCGCCCGCGCCCGGGCCACGCGGACTTCTCCGGCATGGTCAAATATGGTTTCGACGCGGTTCGGCCGGTGTTGGAGCGCTCGTCGGCACGCGAAACAGCCTCGCGCGTGGCAGCAGCCGCGATCGCGCGCTCGTTCTTGCGGGAGGTGCTTGGCGTCGAGGTTTTCTCGCACGTCATCTCCATTGGCCAGTCGCAGCCGTACGACGGCCCGCTGCCCAACTTCGACGACCTGGAGCGGATCGACGCTTCCCCCGTCCGCGCCGCGGGTGAGGCTGCCGAGGAGTCCATGATCGCGCAGATTGAAGCCGCGAAGAAGGACGGCGACACTCTTGGCGGCATCGTCGAGGTCATCGTCGACGGCCTCCCGATCGGCCTGGGCTCGCACGTCTCTGGCGATACTCGCCTAGACGCGCAGCTCGCAGCAGCGCTGATGAGCATTCAGGCGATCAAGGGCGTCGAGGTCGGAGACGGTTTTGAGGAAGCCCGCCGCCGCGGCTCGGAAGCGCACGACGAGATGGTGCGCGACGTGCAGGGCGTGCACCGCACGACGAACCGTGCCGGCGGCCTAGAAGGCGGCATGACCAATGGCGAGGCGCTGCGCGTGCGCGCCGCAATGAAGCCGATCTCCACGGTGCCGCGCGCACTGAAGACGCTCGACATGGTCTCCGGCGATGAAGCCACTGCGATCCACCAGCGTTCTGATGTGTGCGCGGTGCCCGCTGCGGGCGTTGTCGCAGAAGCGATGGTCGCGCTCGTGCTCGCCCGCGCCACGCTGGAGAAGTTCGGCGGTGACAGTGTCGAAGAAACCAAGCGCAATGTCGAGGCCTACAAGCAGTACGTCTCGGAACGTCTCGCCTTCGGGGACGGTGAGAACAACAATGACTGATCCGACCGCTGATTCCCAGCGCCCGGCAAAGTTCCCCGCCACCGCTGGCACACCCACGCCCGGAAACATGCCGATGAGCAACGCCTCATCCGATCCGGCGGACATGAGCACGATGGATGAGCCCGTGGTGCATGCCTCTCCGCGCGTGGTCCTGGTCGGCCCGCCCGGAGCAGGCAAGTCGACAATTGGCCGGCGTCTGGCGCGCGCTATGAATCTGCCGCTGGTGGATTCTGATGAGCTCATTGCCAAAGGCGAAGGCAAGCCCACCGGCGAGGTGTTCTCAGACCTGGGGGAGGAGCGCTTCCGTGAAGTGGAAGCCGAGTACGTCGCGCGCTCTCTCGCCTCGGGCGGCGTGGTCAGCTTGGGCGGCGGTGCCGTGCTCACAGAGTCCACTCGCAGGTTGCTTGCAGCCCACAATGTGGTGTGGATCGACGTGTCTGTGGAGGAGGGCGTGCGGCGCACGGCCGGTAACGACTCCCGCCCGGTCCTCAAAGCAGACGACCCCGAGGCGCATTACCGCGCTCTATTAGAAGCCCGCGAACCATACTACCGCGAGGTAGCTATGCACCGCGTGCGCACCGACTCGCGCCCGCCGCAGCGTCTCGTGGCCGAGATCCTCGCGCTCATCGAATCGCGCTAACAACCCCCCGCTAGGAGCACCTCCCATGGCTGTCATCGACGTCACCGGCCCCAACCCGTACCAGGTCCACATTGGCCGTGGGTTGAACGAGCAGATCGCCCAGCGTGCGCAGGAGACTGGCGCACGACAGGCGATGATCGTGCATCAAACGCCGCTGGCGGATACAGCGGAACAGCTGCGCACCCTCATCGAGGCCGCAGGCCTGAACGTCACACTCGCACCGATCCCGGATGCGGAAGACGGCAAGACCCTGCGCGTCGCAGGGGAGCTGTGGGACACGCTCGGCGCGCAGAACTTCTCGCGCCAGGACATTGTCATCGGCCTTGGTGGCGGGGCGACAACGGACCTTGCCGGCTTTGTCGCCGCGGCGTGGATGCGCGGCATCAAGGTCATTCAGGTGCCTACGACGCTGCTGGCCATGGTCGACGCTGCCGTCGGCGGCAAGACCGGTATTAACACCGACGCTGGTAAGAACTTAGTCGGCGCGTTCCACGAGCCGGACTCCGTGTACATCGACCTAGACCGCCTGGAGACCCTCGCGCATGAGGAGTTCGTCGCCGGCTCCGCCGAGATCATCAAGACCGGTTTCATCGCCGACCCGGTCATCCTGGACATCTATGAAGAAGCGGCGCAGAGCCCGGAGGGTGACGTTCCGAAGGACCGCATCGCCGAGCTGATCGAGCGTTCCGTCGCCGTCAAGGCCCGCGTTGTCAGCGAAGACCTCAAGGAATCCCACCTGCGGGAGATCCTGAATTACGGCCACACGCTGGGCCACGCCGTGGAAAAGCGCGAAGATTACCGCTGGCGCCACGGCAACGCTGTCGCTGTCGGCATGATTTTCGTTGCGGTGCTGGCGCGCAACCGTGGGCTCATCGA from Corynebacterium genitalium ATCC 33030 harbors:
- a CDS encoding replication-associated recombination protein A, with the protein product MTQGGLFSDLSDAAASAGERGTAFFEAGASAPLAARMRPRTLDELVGQDHLLGEGRPLRRLVEGSGEASVILYGPPGTGKTTIASLIAAAMGQNFVGLSALSSGVKQVREVLDGARRNLARGQRTVLFIDEVHRFSKTQQDALLAAVENRTVLLVAATTENPSFSVVAPLLSRSLLLRLESLSDADIASVVDRAVSSERGLNGSVTLEPEAREQLVTLAGGDARRALTYLEAAAEGADGTITADVVSRSVDRAVVRYDRDGDQHYDVISAFIKSIRGSDVDAALHYLARMIEAGEDPRFIARRLVIHASEDIGMADPSALQAATAAAEAVQFIGMPEGRLPLAQATIHLATAPKSPSVIKAIDAALADVRAGKSGTVPPHLRDGHYEGAKKIGNAVGYVYPHDDPRGVVKQRYIPEGLDEARYYEPTGHGAEKRIQDYAERLRGMVRG
- the alaS gene encoding alanine--tRNA ligase yields the protein MQTHEIRDRFTQHFVDAGHIPVPSASLILDDPTLLFVNAGMVPFKPYFLGQQTPPFDSGTATSIQKCVRTLDIEEVGITTRHNTFFQMAGNFSFGQYFKEGAIELAWSLLTNSQADGGFGLDPERLWVTVYTEDDEAAEIWENKIGVPAERIQRMGMEDNFWSMGVPGPCGPSSEIYYDRGPEHGKEGGPIADDNRYMEIWNLVFMESIRGEGDKKGGFEILGELPNKNIDTGLGIERLACILQGVDNVYETDLLHPVIEATEKLTGTTYGAGGKEGELSDVRFRVIADHSRTAMMIILDGVTPSNEGRGYILRRLLRRIVRSARLLGAQGTTIETFMNTIMDTMAPSFPEIEQNRERILRVAVNEEKAFLKTLESGTHRFDEAAATVKGSGQTVLPGGQAFELHDTYGFPIDLTLEMAAEAGLEVDMAAFDAAMKEQRDRAKADSKAKKTGNIDESLYREWVDAHPTEFVGFDTLDHDSKVIGLVRGGEKVGEVGQGDEVEVILDITPMYAEGGGQLADRGRIVVGDTVLSVHDVQKVGNKKLWVHKATVENGGLDLGQTVRTEVNPTWRHGARQAHTATHLIHAALRQVLGPTAVQAGSMNKPGYLRFDFNYTDQLTSAQLDEIAVIANQAVDADFAVNTFETSLERAKEMGAMALFGENYGDEVRVVEIGGPFSIELCGGTHVEHSSQIGPVAVLGESSVGSGARRIEAYSGMDSFAFFSKEAALASGLAEELKTPTDQLPERIAQLTERLRAAEKEIENLRKKELANQTGELVKQAETIGDIKFLAVKLPDGLTGGDMRTMATDLRGRLGSDPAVIVLASSTDGKVPFAVAATPGAVDKGIKAGQYVGMFGGYVGGKGGGKPDLAQGSGSDASGIEAGFTALREEIGKV
- the ruvX gene encoding Holliday junction resolvase RuvX, giving the protein MKIQPDTPGVDDPGPGRRIGIDVGTVRIGVASSDRDGLLATPVETVERVTGFKDRDGADIDRLLDIISEYDAVEVVVGLPRDLKGNGSSSVKHAKEIAFRIGRRNPDVPVRFADERLTTVEATNALRLSGVNARDGRAVIDQAAAVAILQSWLDGRANQLNLKETTT
- the mltG gene encoding endolytic transglycosylase MltG — its product is MSSARTSQGRTRGIAVLVASILLIIGAIVYIAVARSMSNGGDFQGAGNGVEKVVEIPEGTTLSQMGPALQEEGVVRSDQSFQAAAMSTPDADSIQPGFYRLQEKMSAEAAVAALLDPANKIDLLKIPGGSTLMDVRVVGGETRFGIYSNISTVTCGPDGDAEGCVSAEQLHDVAANADPASLGVPEWAIQPVEARKGDPKRLEGLIAPGEYIVDPSADAQTILTDLVTRSADKYNSTDIVGRAQAIGLSPYDLLVAASLVEREAPAGEFDKVARVILNRLDEPMRLEFDSTVNYDLESVELATGDSDRQRQTPWNTYAKEGLPETPIASPSDEAIHAMEHPADGEWLFFVTIDHDGTTIFTNTFEEHQAEVQKAYDSGILDSQR
- a CDS encoding shikimate dehydrogenase — its product is MSTAITGGSEATSKAAVLGSPIEHSLSPVLHGAGYDAAELTGWSYERIECTAEQLPGIVGGADSSYRGFSVTMPGKFAALEFADEATERARAIGSANTLVRLDDGRWRADNTDCEGIDGALDQLIGQARIGHAIVIGGGGTARPALWALAHRGVDKLTVLNRTNRSEELLPLLRETGASAEAEFLDFERDLEPIALSADLIVSTVPAHVIEPWVKELGHAPVLDVIYDPWPTPLATEAASNGHLTVGGLTMLACQSYSQFEQFTGIPAPRADMHEALMRHVGWISPTGVKRLGG
- a CDS encoding prepilin peptidase gives rise to the protein MVAGGIVAGVWSIALVLYDVSQRRLPDFLTLPAAALALIFCVFYPQGVWGLVWPALYLLLAVRGSSDRSTDAGIGGGDIKLAVPLGVALAGVGGALAVLAAMLLASALTIVFLLIKRLPDTAHGPAMLAAAWIVGLACTNSWSL
- the aroC gene encoding chorismate synthase, which gives rise to MLRWTTAGESHGQALIAMIENMPAGVPVSKEEIGYQLARRRLGYGRGARMKFEQDELTLLTGIIHGKTIGSPIAVMIGNTEWPKWTTIMSAEALDMEDPEVQKAMNSGRGAALTRPRPGHADFSGMVKYGFDAVRPVLERSSARETASRVAAAAIARSFLREVLGVEVFSHVISIGQSQPYDGPLPNFDDLERIDASPVRAAGEAAEESMIAQIEAAKKDGDTLGGIVEVIVDGLPIGLGSHVSGDTRLDAQLAAALMSIQAIKGVEVGDGFEEARRRGSEAHDEMVRDVQGVHRTTNRAGGLEGGMTNGEALRVRAAMKPISTVPRALKTLDMVSGDEATAIHQRSDVCAVPAAGVVAEAMVALVLARATLEKFGGDSVEETKRNVEAYKQYVSERLAFGDGENNND
- a CDS encoding shikimate kinase; amino-acid sequence: MSTMDEPVVHASPRVVLVGPPGAGKSTIGRRLARAMNLPLVDSDELIAKGEGKPTGEVFSDLGEERFREVEAEYVARSLASGGVVSLGGGAVLTESTRRLLAAHNVVWIDVSVEEGVRRTAGNDSRPVLKADDPEAHYRALLEAREPYYREVAMHRVRTDSRPPQRLVAEILALIESR
- the aroB gene encoding 3-dehydroquinate synthase, translating into MAVIDVTGPNPYQVHIGRGLNEQIAQRAQETGARQAMIVHQTPLADTAEQLRTLIEAAGLNVTLAPIPDAEDGKTLRVAGELWDTLGAQNFSRQDIVIGLGGGATTDLAGFVAAAWMRGIKVIQVPTTLLAMVDAAVGGKTGINTDAGKNLVGAFHEPDSVYIDLDRLETLAHEEFVAGSAEIIKTGFIADPVILDIYEEAAQSPEGDVPKDRIAELIERSVAVKARVVSEDLKESHLREILNYGHTLGHAVEKREDYRWRHGNAVAVGMIFVAVLARNRGLIDQDVVDRHRRICASVGLPTTYDQDAFEELHEGMTHDKKNRDGRICFVVLEGIGATTRLEDATMEELRAAYSELA